The Glycine soja cultivar W05 chromosome 3, ASM419377v2, whole genome shotgun sequence genome window below encodes:
- the LOC114405350 gene encoding uncharacterized protein LOC114405350, whose amino-acid sequence MAYRRRHGISRASTFKEEVHPDYDDANDPTPLPSLSSSFSFTPSSSNSSSSLAAQAIKASAARRDPSLSFTFAKSEQHDQHQRSKSFEAYGDVSKSGVWGVLAQKAKEILEDDKSSSPQHNDVINIMPPVVDIDKLKSHSFNTFAPPPQENNKTTRPDQSNQTAAAGTWNPWQPQPAAQTGGGASQTIHQTQLKASRDVAMATAAKAKLLLRELKTVKADLAFSKARCAQLEEENKMLRDRQGTDKGQNVTRADDDLIRLQLETLLAEKGRLASENEVYARENRFLREIVEYHQLTMQDVVYLDEGMEEVTELYPLDATGTAVVPRLSPKSPRSPLSRGGSQTKSFFSVPQIQEEEKNVTSESSLDEAPPSIIDSKDHPHAK is encoded by the exons ATGGCATACAGGAGAAGACACGGAATATCCAGAGCTTCCACCTTCAAGGAAGAGGTTCATCCAGATTATGATGATGCCAATGATCCAACTCCTCTTCCATCTTTGTCCTCTTCCTTTTCCTTCACTCCATCTTCCTCTAATTCCTCATCCTCCCTTGCTGCTCAGGCCATCAAAGCCTCTGCTGCTCGTCGTGATCCCTCTCTTTCTTTTACTTTCGCCAAATCTGAACAACATGATCAACATCAGAGATCCAAg AGCTTTGAGGCTTACGGCGATGTTTCCAAGTCTGGTGTGTGGGGCGTCCTTGCTCAGAAAGCCAAAGAAATTCTGGAGGACGATAAGTCGTCATCCCCACAACACAACGACGTCATCAATATCATGCCACCAGTTGTCGACATAGACAAACTCAAATCGCACTCTTTTAATACCTTTGCTCCTCCTCCTCAGGAGAATAATAAGACAACAAGGCCAGATCAGTCAAATCAAACTGCAGCAGCAGGTACGTGGAATCCATGGCAGCCGCAACCAGCTGCACAAACAGGAGGAGGAGCCTCTCAAACTATCCATCAAACACAACTCAAGGCATCTCGCGAC GTGGCAATGGCAACAGCTGCCAAAGCAAAATTACTCCTGCGGGAGCTAAAGACCGTTAAAGCAGATTTGGCTTTTTCAAAAGCACGTTGTGCTCAactagaagaagaaaacaaaatgctCCGGGACCGCCAGGGCACCGACAAGGGACAAAACGTTACCCGTGCAGACGATGATTTG ATCCGGCTTCAACTAGAGACACTTCTTGCTGAGAAGGGTCGATTAGCTAGTGAGAACGAGGTATATGCTCGGGAGAATCGTTTTCTACGGGAAATTGTGGAGTACCATCAGTTGACCATGCAAGATGTGGTGTATCTTGATGAAGGCATGGAAGAAGTCACAGAACTTTATCCCTTAGATGCCACTGGCACTGCGGTGGTTCCTCGGTTATCGCCAAAGTCCCCACGCTCGCCTTTAAGTCGAGGAGGCTCACAgactaaatcatttttttctgtGCCACAaatacaagaagaagaaaagaatgttACATCAGAGTCGTCGTTAGATGAGGCTCCTCCTAGTATCATCGATTCTAAAGATCATCCGCATGCAAAGTGA
- the LOC114405663 gene encoding cell adhesion molecule-related/down-regulated by oncogenes-like yields the protein MRLHLLLLLLLLLLCFSAPHVRAQSSQARSLDAILQEYAFKALVKPKTGTIYNATTTQLPSNLTGVKIAALRLRSGSMRRRGFPSYNEFEIPKGVIAKPYVKRLVLVYQNLGNWSNSYYPLLPNYTYLAPVLGILAYNASNLSATNLPTLDVNASGDPIKVKFHHVKLPPLGAVAKCVCFDLQGSSNFTNVTGGNTCSSSSQGHFSIVVESSALPPPPPAVAPNENKTSSNKAGVIVGSVLAGLVFLVLLSFLVLWLLKYKQNKKIQQMERAADAGEALHMASVGDIKAPAATVTRTQPTLEHEYAP from the coding sequence atgaggcttcatcttcttctgcttcttcttcttcttcttctatgcTTTTCTGCTCCTCATGTCAGGGCTCAGTCTAGCCAAGCCCGGTCCCTTGACGCAATTCTCCAAGAATACGCCTTCAAGGCTTTGGTCAAACCCAAAACAGGTACCATTTACAATGCAACAACAACTCAGCTTCCTTCCAATTTGACTGGGGTTAAGATTGCGGCATTGAGATTAAGGAGTGGCAGCATGAGGAGAAGGGGGTTTCCCAGTTACAACGAGTTTGAGATTCCCAAAGGGGTTATCGCCAAACCATATGTGAAGAGGCTGGTTTTGGTGTACCAAAATTTGGGGAATTGGTCCAACAGCTACTACCCTTTGTTGCCCAATTACACTTACTTGGCTCCAGTCCTGGGAATCTTGGCTTACAATGCCTCCAATTTGTCAGCTACTAATTTACCAACGCTCGATGTCAATGCCTCTGGTGACCCTATCAAGGTCAAGTTCCACCATGTCAAACTTCCTCCTCTTGGTGCTGTTGCAAAATGTGTTTGCTTTGATTTGCAGGGTTCATCCAATTTCACCAATGTAACAGGAGGCAACACTTGCTCCAGCTCCTCGCAGGGCCATTTTTCTATCGTCGTCGAGTCTTCTgctcttccaccaccaccaccagcaGTGGCTCCAAATGAGAACAAGACTAGTAGCAACAAGGCTGGGGTTATTGTGGGGTCTGTCTTGGCTGGACTTGTATTCTTAGTTTTGCTGAGTTTCCTTGTTTTGTGGCTGCTTAAgtacaaacaaaacaagaaaatacaACAGATGGAAAGGGCTGCAGATGCCGGAGAAGCGCTTCATATGGCCTCTGTTGGGGATATTAAAGCACCTGCTGCCACGGTTACTCGAACGCAGCCTACCCTTGAACATGAATATGCGCCCTGA